A genomic segment from Lignipirellula cremea encodes:
- a CDS encoding transposase — MWCNTEDADYCRDQLQFPDCSILLCVERVVVERGTETLRDVRYFVSSLDADTVTPQQLLGWVRGHWSVENNLHFVKDRWWDEDRHYLRRPGLAERMATLTSCALAFVQLVAQTADRGLRRQADLFAWRPQTALHQLGFK; from the coding sequence ATCTGGTGCAATACCGAGGACGCCGACTACTGTCGAGACCAACTGCAGTTCCCCGACTGCAGCATCCTACTCTGCGTGGAGCGTGTGGTCGTTGAGCGGGGGACGGAAACTCTTCGTGATGTAAGATACTTCGTCAGTAGCCTTGATGCGGACACCGTCACGCCTCAGCAACTGCTGGGCTGGGTGCGTGGTCACTGGTCGGTGGAGAACAATCTTCACTTTGTGAAAGACCGCTGGTGGGATGAAGACCGGCACTATCTCCGCCGCCCCGGCTTGGCCGAGCGGATGGCGACTCTGACCTCTTGCGCGCTGGCATTTGTGCAGCTCGTGGCCCAAACCGCCGATCGGGGCCTCCGTCGCCAGGCCGACCTCTTCGCCTGGCGCCCCCAAACCGCCCTCCACCAGTTGGGATTCAAGTAA